Proteins encoded together in one Fibrobacter succinogenes window:
- a CDS encoding beta-ketoacyl synthase chain length factor, producing MARQVFIERISSFIPTEAHPKPDVSFVPMLTRRRLSYISRMVVLVSDQVSHDAKGNKFAPCKVTFASQFGEINQQLKISQTLLETGMVSPAHFSLSVFNASVANASILETNTAGYSAIFSGKDAFTTGLTDCLAALEVENADSRTFIFADELIPEVYAPVAGVPYPNVVCAMALRLTTDESKADPTLKNVNVLSQLSYLKMLHNNFDTAAEQALAFLCAIDMQRA from the coding sequence ATGGCTCGTCAAGTTTTTATCGAAAGAATATCAAGCTTTATCCCGACCGAAGCGCACCCCAAGCCGGATGTGTCCTTTGTCCCGATGCTTACGCGCCGCCGCTTGAGTTACATTTCGCGCATGGTCGTTCTCGTGAGCGATCAGGTTTCTCACGATGCCAAAGGCAACAAGTTTGCACCTTGCAAGGTTACATTTGCATCTCAATTTGGCGAAATAAACCAACAGTTAAAAATTTCGCAAACGCTCCTTGAAACGGGAATGGTTTCGCCCGCACATTTTAGCCTTTCGGTCTTTAACGCCTCTGTCGCAAACGCATCGATTCTCGAAACCAACACCGCCGGATATTCAGCCATTTTTTCCGGGAAAGATGCATTCACCACAGGACTCACGGATTGCCTTGCCGCACTCGAAGTTGAAAATGCAGACTCGCGCACATTTATTTTTGCCGATGAACTTATCCCCGAAGTTTACGCTCCCGTGGCGGGGGTTCCGTACCCCAATGTCGTTTGCGCCATGGCATTAAGGCTCACCACCGACGAATCGAAAGCGGACCCAACACTGAAAAACGTCAACGTTTTAAGCCAACTTTCATACCTTAAAATGTTACACAACAACTTCGATACCGCCGCAGAACAAGCACTAGCTTTCCTCTGCGCCATCGATATGCAACGGGCGTAA